TTCGTTTAAAACCGCATCTCCCTTGATAATAATTTGTTGCGTGTCCTGAAGATAAACAGCTTCATTGCCTGTCACCACGCGTTCCCCCTGAGTGATCCGGACATTTCCCTTTGCCTCGATCCGATCTAGGTCACTTTTTTGATGAATGTCCATCACGCCGTCCCTTGCCCCGCTTTCCGTTTTCCTTTTATAGAAGAGGGTGATTGTTTCCGAACGAATTGTCCGCTCCCCCTGCGTGGCTATGGCGTTGCCATCAAACACCACCGTACCTCTGTCATTGTAGATATCCATCCGGTCCGATGAAATTTGAATCGGTGTGTCCCTGTCCACCATGTTTTTCTTCGCATCGGGATCTTTCCCGAATACCCCGGTTGTCGGGAAGATCACCCAAAAACACAGGAGTAAACAGATTATGATAGGCCATCGTGAAATCATCAACCCCTCCCGCCCCCTTTCCGTCATCTCGGTTGACGTGACGAAATGGTTGCTTTGACCTGGGACAGCAGAGTCAGCTGTCTTTTATCCACAAACAACCTCAACCCCACTCCCCTCACCTCAATGTCCCTGTTTATCATAGTTACAGGTGAGGTCGTATGAATTTTTTTCTCCGCATCCGTGTAGAAAAGCCGATCGGTGGTCACCAGGGTACCATCATCCGATTTGACTGCAACGTGACCCGTCATGGAAATATCCTTTTTATTCGTGTCATAACTCCCCCGGTCGGCGGTAATGGTATAGACTTGACGACTGGGCATAATGATCTTCACACGAACATCCTCCAAGTCCGCCGTATTGTCCTTCTTCTGATAGGTAACGGTTTTTGCCCGGATCTCATACCGGACGTCAGCCCGCCCTACCTCCGTGAAAAACACATCGTCTGCCTTCACATCGACTTTTTCCGGTACTATTTTCAGCGACGGCGAGGTTTTCTTCTCCTCCGGTTCCCGCCATTCAGAGAAAAGAACCCATCCGATCACCAACAGGATGACGATCGCCGCGACAGATATTTTCAGCAAAAACGGTTTCCTCATCAGCAATCCGGAAGGTTTTTGAAAAACAGAAAAAGATAACGCCATTTGCCGAAAAACAAACGATCAACGGGATTCGTTCCTCTCTTCTTTTTTTCTACTTTCCAAGCCGCCTGCATAATCAGGCCCGAATTTTGCGTGACTGTACCCATGACTGGTTTATATCACCCGGCGAGCAGCCTGTAAAGGCATACTCCATTAAAGCATCAGAGGAATTCGGGAAAATGATACCGTTCTGCGACCTCTTTCCATTTCCCCTGCACCCTGAGAATAGTCTTGCAGATATCCCTCACCGCTCCCTTACCGCCTCCGAACGGCGAAATATAATCGGCCATGGGGGGCACTTCTTCCGCCGCATCCGCCACAGTGGCGGAAAAAGCCGCCTTTTTCATCAGGGGAATATCAACAATATCATCACCGACGTAGGCTGTTTCGGCAAAGGAAACACCCTTTGACGCCATCCAACGCGTAAAATATTCCAGTTTATTCATAACCCTCTGATGGACCTCGCTGACACCCAGATCTTCCGCACGGAGTTCCACAACACGGGAGCGGCGTCCCGTGAGAAACATGATGTTGAAACCGAAACGCATCATCATTTTCAGAGCATGGCCGTCTTTGACATTGAAATGCTTGCTTTCCAGTCCATTGTCATCGAGGATAACCCGACCATCGGTCAGGACCCCATCCACATCCAACACCAGCCATCGGACTCCTTTGATCCTTTCCTTGACTTCATCACTTAACTCATCATTCATACGGAATTTTCCTCTCTTCTGATCTTTTTATCTCGCACCGCCAAAGAAACCCTATGGATTTTTCACAATCCCGTCAATCTCTTTAAGCACCTTGAGCAAGAAGGGAAGCGTTTCCAATTGCAATGAGTTCGGCCCATCGCAGAGAGCCCGGTCGGGATTAGGGTGTACTTCCA
This Deltaproteobacteria bacterium DNA region includes the following protein-coding sequences:
- the lptC gene encoding LPS export ABC transporter periplasmic protein LptC; its protein translation is MLKISVAAIVILLVIGWVLFSEWREPEEKKTSPSLKIVPEKVDVKADDVFFTEVGRADVRYEIRAKTVTYQKKDNTADLEDVRVKIIMPSRQVYTITADRGSYDTNKKDISMTGHVAVKSDDGTLVTTDRLFYTDAEKKIHTTSPVTMINRDIEVRGVGLRLFVDKRQLTLLSQVKATISSRQPR
- a CDS encoding HAD hydrolase family protein, whose translation is MNDELSDEVKERIKGVRWLVLDVDGVLTDGRVILDDNGLESKHFNVKDGHALKMMMRFGFNIMFLTGRRSRVVELRAEDLGVSEVHQRVMNKLEYFTRWMASKGVSFAETAYVGDDIVDIPLMKKAAFSATVADAAEEVPPMADYISPFGGGKGAVRDICKTILRVQGKWKEVAERYHFPEFL